The genomic DNA GATCACGTATTACCGTCGAGGAACGATGTGCGTTACGGCGATTCTCCTCTCTGCGTTGGCTGGACACCAGGAGCATCTGACGAATAACGACGGATGGTAAGTAAAATGGTGGTGAAGAGGGCTGGGGTGGGGAGTCTTAAGAGAAGATACCATCCCCGTATCTACGTAGACAACCCATCCCATATGACCGTCCCGTTCGTCACACATGGACAACGATTCCACAGGCATGGTATAAAAGCGTACGGCAACGGCTAACAATGCCATCATCGTGCTAAAGGTTCCTGCACCAGGTACACCAACTAGAGTAGGTGCTAGTGCTTCGATAACGAGTGAAGAAACAGAGAGTGTTGCCTCATAATACGTTATCTACTTATACCTCATATTCTAATCAAGAATTTGGAATTCATCGTCCAAGATGACTACCTCCTCGACGATACTTTCTTGCATCTTGTTCGTATCGATAATGGTGGTTCTGGTGGAATCTCGAGCTATACCTGCTGAACCTGGTAAGTCTAAATATCTTAGATTTTGATCATCTAAATCTATGATTTAtagaaattgtaattaattcttttctaatctggcattagaaataatttcgaaaagtTCGTTCAGATCTTCTATCGCTTGATCATTAAGGATGAAGATGTTTAAAATCTCATTCAAGTCTTCCAGACTCATCCATTGCTTTATTGGGATTAGTAACTGtccatatataattaaaaaaaaagcatgTACTACTCAATAAGAGCTAACGGATTGGGTTGCcaatgataatattaacagGCATTCAAATATGGGCCACACACACATTCGCACACGCACGCAAATATAGTAATCCGTATGCATAGCTTGATTCAAATCGTACGTGCTTCCTACATATAACTGATCACGAACGGTTCATTTCAAACGTAATATAGTTTCAAATGAAATGACATGATTCAGATAGAGGTTTACCCTTTCAGTTTCACTTATGATGGACGCTTATGGGAACCCAGTATTatttgtaagagagaaaaggacgcCGATTCAAACTTATCCCCAAAGAGCCATGATGTTCACCGGATATTATAGGCCAGTACGTCGTTCCAATAATGGTGGCCAAGCAAGTGGTGTCTTTGCCCAAGGAAACGCCGTCAGTGGAGAAGCTTTCTTTGGTGGCTTGCAATCACCAAACTTTAAAAATGGTCCTGAACCTATCGAGGAACCAGAAGTGTCCAGTGCCGAGGCACAAGCCGCTCCAGAACCTGAGGAAGCTTTGCCTGAACATGATCAAGATATACCGGTACAAAACGAGGATCGATATATACCAGAGGATCAACGTCATGATCAAGAGGAACATGGTCTTCAAGCTAACGAACaggtagaaataaatttgaaattcttcttttaataagtttcattaaaatatccccttcaaaaattcataattaattaatcgtttgaaattaattaaatttcgattttcAACATATTTCCACTAATCGAACAAGGtagttattttaataattaacataaaacGAATACATGGTACAGGAAATAAACGTTTCGAAACCAGAAATCGAAACACCTGTACCAGCAGAAGAACCAATAGCACCTTCTACCGAAGCAACGGTGAATAATCGACCAAAGGCTAGTCTtggcaaaaaaaagaaagtcccAGTTCAAGTGGAAGATGACGATGAAGAGGATGACGTAgatgacgaagacgaggaTCCTGTTGTACCATTCGTACCTTTCAAGGGTAATCGTCGTCATCAAGGTTACCCACACCTGAACAATTTTTTCCCAATGGTCTTTAGTTTCCCTGGTGCATCCACTCGTGCTGGATCCTCTGGATCTCCACCTGGAGCGGTAACCGCCATTGCTAATAGTTACTCTACCGGTAAAGGTGGTGTTGCTAGTTCTGTAGCGACGGCATATGGCGGATCACCAAATGGGTGAGCATtctaagataataaaaattaataataatataaattaaaaaaaaataatttttgtgataattatatattagtaaGACTTAGTAACAATAGctaaaaattatgaaacacTCTTTTTAAGACTAATagcaattgaaataaatataataatcgaataattattgttcTTCTGTTTTCAGTAAAAAACGACGTACATCACCCACGGAAGAATAAGTCGTAAATGTTTCAAGAAGATCGATCAACCCAGCACAAAAAAAATCGTTATCCTCGAGACTTAATTGTAATgtttaggaaagaaaaatgacgacATACTTTTGAACGTAATTCCATAGTATCTTATTGCTATTGGTTTTTTAAacttaaaaggaaaatatcgtacatgatatttatattttctgttaCATGCTTtgtcaagagaaaaaaaaataatgacaacTGTTCCAAATAATCAAATTGTGAAATTTTCACTTtgctcaaaaaaaaaaaatattgctcaTACAATAcaataagaaaatacaatattacgTTCAAAACGTACCGACCATTGCAGCATCCACCGAACCTGGGTAGCAGAATTTAACGAAATGATTCGTTCTGCTGACTACCCAGCCACGACAAGTTGCATTTGGAATTCGGCAAAACACGTGATATTCACTCGCATGTAACGTAATAATCGTCTGTAATTGTTAATCTAAGCAAACGAATTTTAATGCGTGTATATCTTAGAAATagaataaggaaaaatatttcgtcgaaTAAATCTTGTTAAACcgaatttcgttctttttttttttcacagaaCAGCTTTATTCTGTTTTCCTTTATTATAAGGttaattttttacaagtaGAACTTGTGACATACGACGTTTTTTAAATGCGCcaaaacataaattatttattttttataaatacggCTAATAGAATGCGGAAATAGAAATGACTTCCTCGTACAAAATTAATCTTacattgtatattaataatattacctTATTTCATTCCAATATAATATGttctacaaattattatattaaactatatatttgaaattttgccAACAGATTTTGGACCCtagtaaagaaattttctgatgataatgattattattatgtttagaTTACTTTTTATACATTAGATGCTATGTgaaattttaagaataaaaagttaattaaaaaatcgatgcTATTTTGAAAGTCTGAAActgtaatttaaaatttaaataattcaaccAATTTATTGCCATgatcaaacaaattttatgaACATAGATACATAGGACGTAAATACAGTGGCAAGAAAATAGTTTATAACACTTTATATGAATCAccctatataaaatatacatcttGGATGAATCACCCTGTACATCTTTGGATCGATGAagatctatgaaaaaaaagctAGCCGTAAAATTAACCAAATCTTTTTATGATCGGAACATATCAATGGAACCTTGCGTTTTAGCTTAATAGTTGTCTTCAAAAAAGATCATAAAATTCCATTATCTCTTATATTcacattatttacaatatgttTACATTTCAAAGGCAAATACAGAATGAGGAGTCAGTTATTATTAGACTGTTTACCTAACGTGTTAGTACGATTGTGCGAGACCTGTATGTTAGAGAAGGGAgcgaaagaaaggaggaggaggaaaagaaaggaggcaTGTGTTTCATCCGCTGCCTGCTGGATTCCCCTTCAAGGTCAAGGTCTTTAAAAGATATCCACTGACCTATCAGGATATGCCAATGATAGTCAAGGGAAAACATTCTTTTACAACAAATACATTTCTGatacatttttgtttattttgtacAAGCGTCACGTTCAATCATATAAACCCCGAATATTTCtcttatgtaaatattatacatcaaATTTGAACaatacaattttaaattgattgATCTATTctgatttttattcgatcggaCTATTCAATTTAACTCAACCAATCTAACAAAATGACATTTCtggattatttattaagacAAGTGACATTTCATCCAGCAAGAAAATCACAAAGTGAagacaataaattaaaaaaaaaagaagaaaaaacaaaaagaaaacgaagaagaaagaaaataattaatacaattagaATATATTCGTTGATGCTAATGAGAACTGAAAGATTCAAAGAATTGATAGATACTCGTTTGGTAGGTACGTCAATAAAAAAGCAGTTCTCCTTTTGTCAACTTAACGGATCCCGTGGCATTATATGACTATCTCGTTAAACTGACCTCtaacagaatatatataaggCTGAAAAAGATGATTTCGTATATCATTTCGCATTTGACTTTCCCAAAGAACACGTTGGACCGATATAAacattcgattaataatttttcttgttattagAACTTGTGGAACAATAGATCATAAAAATGTTGAAGATCTTCGGATCCATTTTGATTCTCTGCGTAGCAACAACATTGACTTATCCTACGGTCTTAACAAAACCAAATGAAGgtattctttcttatcttaagattttatttagaaaataattttgtgtaaaaaaaaattatcattttaaacatttttattaataatatattagtaatTCTACTATATATTCTTTACAATACTATTGttaactataaaataatttatgttgaTGTTGATGAATTGTTTCAGATGTCATGTTAATAAGATTGAATAGAGCTGCTGATTTTCACTCTACTTATGGACATGGACACGAACGCCATCACGACAGCAGACCTCATGGTTATCATCATGGTCATTATCATGATCATTATCATGGACATCATCATGGGCATGAAAGTGAACATTACAGTGGATATCGTAGTGGTTATGGCAAATAGGCTGCAAACGTTTAGTACATAACTCATGCACAAAAATGCaactacaaatattttttaaatatgtggAATAATTtgtcgaatatataaattttgttccatagaatattcttttcaagtaaaacaaaaactaAACGGCAACTAATATTGTATGGATTTAAAATAATCgctgatttataataataactatactTGATATTGTTCATaattataagtaaaataaaatataatatttctggCATACACAAAATGTGtggtttatttcatttatgtgaaatatatatgtattatatatgtatatatttacatgatAATTAGAAATACCGATCATAGTGAcacgttttaataattaataattataatgaaaatttaatacaaaatatgaattacaGATTAAAAcgtacatattaaaaatatatatatgatcttaaaatcattttaatctatcttttatgaaaatatgcattttaattaattctttgacTTATACGTCACTTTTGTAACAAAATTGTTAAtgcttagaaaataattaaaaacaaaaaaaaaaaatgtcttacATTATGAAACGATATCAGTAACAACATTTATTTCGTGTTCCTCCAATTTTTGATTatctttttgattatttatgttgctggaaatataaaacaaagtataatcttatcttatatatacattaagtGATATGTGGAAGAAAATGACCCTTGCAGGAAATCACAGTATTAACGCAAAAGTTTTCTATCAGTTCGAAggtatcttatttttatacttaagattttatttctcaGTTAATAATtccatatttaattattctttttcagatACAATATCGTTTGATAATAACGCGTGAGTTTATAATTAcccaattttatttctaaatatccataaaagaatagagaatTTAAACTGTACCGCGTAGGTGGGTAACTGGTAACTCGTACTACTACATATCTTCTTCAGtgaagggaaagaaaacgatcctCACTATTTAACACCGCCGTGCCTCGtgaattctgtttttttttttttttttttttttttttatggataaccgattttatttgatcatatatatttatacactgaaaaaaaaaacaagaaaacgttgggaataagaaaaattggtGAATCAGAACATTTAAACGAGAATATGTATCTCGAAAGTGAAAACATGTGACATGtgtcgttttttctttacaaccACAGatgtaatatctatatttcatttacCCCTATGTACCGAGGTGAGGTGTAAAGAGAAATCTTTCACGTTTTTAAATATGGAGTGTTGGCTAGTTAAATAGTGGAGGAACGAATTGATTGATGGTCGGGACCATAGAGCCttggacgaaaaagaaattgcccACCAATGCTGTAACGAAttgatttttttgaaataatttcatatgcttaaaaaagaaaagtataaacgGCTTTGACACTTtctaaaaaatacaatttaattcattaaagataaagaaaaatatatcgttaaaatgGCTAAAAATGACAGCGCCAAACCGAAAAGAATTGAACGATCGTTTGACTATGAAATAACAGATAAAATGGAACAATTCGATAGGAAGAATGAAGCTGAATCGACGACGAATGTATTCTGGTTACCTTCACTGGTTCATATATCATGTGGTAAAAGGCTGACTTAAAGTACACATacgagaaaattgaaaaactagttcagatattattaatatatgtaggatgttatatttaaatcgattatttttccaatattttcattactcCCGGCATTgtaaaaaacaatttcaaaacAAGTTTCAAAACAGTTTTT from Vespula pensylvanica isolate Volc-1 chromosome 13, ASM1446617v1, whole genome shotgun sequence includes the following:
- the LOC122633659 gene encoding hydrogenase maturation factor HypB-like, coding for MLKIFGSILILCVATTLTYPTVLTKPNEDVMLIRLNRAADFHSTYGHGHERHHDSRPHGYHHGHYHDHYHGHHHGHESEHYSGYRSGYGK
- the LOC122633816 gene encoding uncharacterized protein LOC122633816, whose product is MTTSSTILSCILFVSIMVVLVESRAIPAEPVSLMMDAYGNPVLFVREKRTPIQTYPQRAMMFTGYYRPVRRSNNGGQASGVFAQGNAVSGEAFFGGLQSPNFKNGPEPIEEPEVSSAEAQAAPEPEEALPEHDQDIPVQNEDRYIPEDQRHDQEEHGLQANEQEINVSKPEIETPVPAEEPIAPSTEATVNNRPKASLGKKKKVPVQVEDDDEEDDVDDEDEDPVVPFVPFKGNRRHQGYPHLNNFFPMVFSFPGASTRAGSSGSPPGAVTAIANSYSTGKGGVASSVATAYGGSPNGKKRRTSPTEE